The sequence GGCTGCCGGGTTCCAGGGCCCGAGCACTCCTGGGGATGTGGCTTGGGTTTAGGTTAggggctcagcagggaccctggggGCCCCGCCATCTGTGAGGGCAGCACAGAGGCTCAGCACTTCCACCGCCCACTGCTCTCGAGACGCCTGACGGCCTGATGGGGGGCGGGAGCCAGTTCTGGAAGCTCTGTGTGTGGATGGCCTCACGCGGGCACACGAGGTTCCAGGCGGGCTGGCGGAGGTGCCAACTCCAAGGACTGGCCgagtgggagggacaggagggagagCAGGTTCCCGCAAGTCAGGGAAGCCAGAGGAGGCCCCCAAACCTGTCTGACTGGTTTCTCACCCATACTTGGCCCCTAGCGAAGGGAGGGCTGAGTGAGCTGCTGCTCCTGGGGAAGCCCGGGCTGGCTGGGGGTGCTGAGGCCTGGGCCACCCCCCACACACCTGGGCCCGACACAggcacgtgcacatgcacacgcagGGCTGctgcatgagcagtgggagggaggaCTCCCTCCCTGGGGGGACACTCTCAGGAACCCCCATACCCTAGGGGAGGgctgctgcctccctgccctcccttctgCCCCGGGGATCCCCTGGACCTCTAGGACCGCAGCCACTCACCATGGCAGCAGACCCCGTGTCCCTGGCTGCAGGGTGGGGCAGGTGAGGGAGTCAGTCCTGGGCGGGACAGCTGACCTCTGACTTCGGgcaggtgacaccaggagggccCCAGGCTTCCTCCAGCCGGCCTGCTGGGTCTCTGGGCCACAGCCTCTGGGTTCTCGTGGGCTCCGGGCGCTCCATTCTCAGCAGACCCGGGTCCCCCTCTACCAGCAGGCAGCCTTTCTCTGTAAACCTCACACTcggttggggaggggggcaccccaCGGGCTGACGTGAGGCATTCTTCTCTCCTGTGCCTGCTTTTTACAGGCCCCGGGGACCCAGTGCTGGGACACAAGCAAGTGACAGTGTCCCAGCCTCAGACTCCTCCCggctccctcctgctccttccaAAGCGCTGGGCTCTGCGGGGGCTGCTGCGGAGCAAGAAAGGGGCTGGATCACGCTGGGTTAGGTTCTGGCAACACAGGCCCTGCTGTCCCCCTTCCCCGGCCCTGGGGTCCACCATCAGCACTCTCCAGTGCAGGGGACCCAGGGCTGCTTGAGGCAGGACACCGGGTGGGAGGGGAAGTGAGGGATTTCCATGTGGCTTGGAACATACGGTgatgcagagggaggaagcaggcccCAAAGTGGCAGGTGGGGAGGTACTCACAGAGGGTGGCCCTCTCCCCAGGGGTGGGTGGCCTTGGGCAGAGGACCATCCCTCCCAAGGCCCCATCTGTGCGTGGGGACAGTGAGTGACCACCATTCTCCCCCTGCCGTCCCATGAGGACACTCGCTAGATGCTCTCTAGACACCACCTCTGCTGCGTGCGAGCCACGACGTCCACGAGCTGACGGACGCCAGAGCCTCGGACGGCTTGACAGGCTCCAGACCTCCGGGCAGACGCGTTTGGTTTATCAGCTCAATCAAGAAACGTATAATAacaaaatagagagggaggcccTCCTCTGAGTGTCGGGTCACATCAAACACAGCCCTTGCTACCGAAGATGAGCTTTATCCTAGAATAATAATGCCTTCCGTTGATCAAAGATGCTTTGATCTTTGATCTTAAGTGCCCTGATCATACACGGAGGATGACGTGGtatcctattttatagatgaagatacCGAGACCAAGTTGGATTTCCAAATCAGCGGCGGAGCAAGAACCAAGAGCTTTTGCCTCCTGATAGCATCGGAAAAATTCCTCGTGGTTTACGCCGCACCATTTAATACCgagggaaaacaagaaaatggtaAGCGCCTCGGATTTTTAATCACGGGTCCCGCTCCtaagggaagaggaaaataaaatgtgaaaatatagatttatatCTTCATAGAGTCTTCAGAGAACGCCCTGGTTGCCGGGAGCCCCGCCCTAGGCCAGGCCCCGCTGCACCGCGTTCTCCACCCGATGCGACTGCGGCTTTGTTGACTAACCGATTGCTCAAGACGTATCGAGGCCTCAGTCCTCTTCCAGCACGAAGATGAAACCGCGGCGCTTCTTCAAGACCTCTTTAAAGAAGTTAGACGACGAGAGCATTTCCCTTTGTGTCTCCACCTGGGGGTCCCCTGACTCGGGGTGGGCTTGGGGGGCAGGTGCGCTGAGCCCAAGGTGGGCTGAGGGGGCAGGTATACTGAGCCCGGGGTGGAATGGGGGCACAGGTGCATTGAGCCTGGGATGGGCTGGGGGGGCAGGTGCACCGAGCATGACATGGGCTTGGGGGACATTGAGTGAGGGATGAGCTGGGGGGACAGGTGCATTGAGCCCGGGGTAGACTGTCAGGGGGGGCAGGTGCGCTGAGCCCAGGGTGGGCTGAGGGGGCAGGTGCACCAGGCCGGGGAGCTGTTTGCCTGGCTGCCTCCTAGGGGAGGAGAGACTCCTCAGAGGGTTTGATGGGCTGAGGCAGAGCTGGAGTTTATCTGATCCCTCAGAGACGCAGGTCCTACTGCGTGGAGGGTGGAGGTCCTGGGAATGTGTAGGGCTCGCATGCAGAGAGACCCCATAGCGACTCCCAGCCAGAGCCTCGGGTCCCACTTGCCAAGGACTTGAGGAATAGACCCCAAGGGCTGAGCTCTTGCTCTAACTCTGTACTCAGGGCAGCGGGCATTTAGAGAACACACAAGATGGGGGTGCCCAGGCTCCCCAGCATCCCCGCTGCTCTGGGTAGGGACGCCCCACTCCTCCCTGTGGCCTCAGGGAGAGACTTGGACCTAACGATGGAACGGATTCAGAGGAGCTAGAGGAGAGGTATTCTGCGGGGACAGGAAGCCTTTCCCTCGCACCCGAAATCACCCTCGGAATATTCGTGTGACAAGTGGCACATCCATGTGCCAGGGTCTGTGCGCACCCAAGCTCCTTGCTCGCTCCAAGCCGCAGGCAGCTGGCCGCACCCTCCATTACAGACCTGTTGGCCACCTGGGCTGGGAGTTCAGTGACGCCCATGGGGCCACCCTGATTCCACTCAGTTCCAGCACATCCGCCTCCACAGTCCACCCTGTGGGGTGAGCACTGACGGGCGGCCCGAGAGGAGCACAGGATGGCCAGCCAGGCCCCCTCTCACCCGGGACCTGCTGTGTCCACCACGCGAggctcccttccccttcccagccGTGCTCTCTGTGGGGATCACCTCGGCAAGAAGCTTCCACAGTGGCCCATCTGCCATCAgggccaggggctgtggggaggccGCCGATGGCCCCCCGTGTGGTGTggctccctccagcctcccctgggTGGGCCCCGCCACTCCAATTCCTGAATTTCTGGTCTGCAGCTGGTCTGTCCCTCCCTGGGAGGAGGATTTTGCCCAAGGACATGATGGGGAGGGTGGAgagccttcctcctccctttgctcCAATTGCAGAAAAGGAGGGGTTCCCATCCCACGGCAAGGCTGCCACAGAGGCTGTGCCCTCGCACACACTCAGCCGCCCGTCCCCATTGCAGTGCCCAGCTCTGAGCCGGTTGGCAGCAAGGTCGGAAGCTCCGTGACAGGTGTGGGCAACATGGCCGAGGAGCTGCCTCCAGAACAGGTGGCCAAGTTCAAGGAGGTCTTCTCCAGATTTGACAAGAACGGTGACAACACCATCAACACCCAGGAGCTGGGCGCTGTGATGCAGGCCCTGGGCCAGGATATATCAGAGGACGAGCTGAAGATGCTCATCGCCCAGGTGGACACGGACGGCGACGGGGTCATCAGCTTCCAAGAGTTCCTGGAGGCGATGGTCAAGAGGATGAAGTCCTGGGGCAGTGAGCAGGAGATGCGGGAGGTCTTCCGCGCCTTTGACCTGAACGGCGACGGCCACATCAGCGTGGACGAGCTCAAGCAGGCCATGGCCAAGCTGGGCGAGTTGCTGTCCCAGGAGGAGCTGGACACCATGATCCAGGAGGCCGATGTGGACAAGGACGGGCAAGTGAACTACGAAGAGTTCATGCGCATCCTCTCCCAGAAGTGAGGCCCAGTCCTGGCCCATCTCCTGCTGGACTCCAGTCTTCAGGCCTCTTTGGGGCCCCTGCTTGTGTGGCGGGGATGTAAAGGGCAAGTGTGGGTGGTGGTTGGGAAATTACCTACTGGTGGGAAAGCATGGCCTCTCTTGGGCCTGGGTTCTGTGCTCTCTGCGCCTGGTGAGACCCTACAGAGAAGTGGGGAGCCCCCACCTCACTGCGCTGAGGAAACCCAACGCAATGTGGTGGTTGAAATAAAAGCAGTGTGAGCTCCAAAGGGGGGTGCGTGCTTGTGCTTGAGCGGTTGGAAAGTAGAAAATCGAAGGCCCCAAACGGTGGCATTTGGGTTTCCTTTGAGCCTCTACCCCCTTCACTGGGTCCCAGTGGGGAAACCCGCCTGGGTAGGCCACACAGTCCTCCTCCAGCATCTCCCGGACACCTGAGGAGAACAGGTGCAAGTGGGGTGTGACAAGGGGGGAGGACAGAAGAGGAGCATTTCTTTGGCTCGAGGGACTACCTGAGCCTGGGTCTTGACTGGAGGCCGGAGGCTGGAGCCTGGGGCTGGGACACTGCCTCTTTTGCACCCCATCGTTCTCTGCTGTGCCCTCACCCTATGTGACCTGGGGCATGTGACACTGCAGGGTGGTCCCCCTGCATCAGGCCTGCTGGACGCTGCTCGTCACCTGTCCTGGGTCTCAGAGATGGCTCCACCTGAGGTCCCCCTGTGCcagagggaactgaggcccaggtggcaTCAGAATGAAATCCgagggctggaggggaggcaggatgagccccgggacccgggatccagaatgcacacacacacacacacacacacacacacacgtcggTTTTCTGGCGGCGTCTTGCATGCGGCCGTGCGGCTCTGGGTGCCCTGCAATGGTGGGCTTCTGCGTCCTCCTTCGCGAAATGAGGTTTCTCCTCCTTCTGGCG comes from Canis lupus familiaris isolate Mischka breed German Shepherd chromosome 2, alternate assembly UU_Cfam_GSD_1.0, whole genome shotgun sequence and encodes:
- the CALML5 gene encoding calmodulin-like protein 5; this encodes MAEELPPEQVAKFKEVFSRFDKNGDNTINTQELGAVMQALGQDISEDELKMLIAQVDTDGDGVISFQEFLEAMVKRMKSWGSEQEMREVFRAFDLNGDGHISVDELKQAMAKLGELLSQEELDTMIQEADVDKDGQVNYEEFMRILSQK